In one Aeromicrobium wangtongii genomic region, the following are encoded:
- a CDS encoding glutamate-cysteine ligase family protein: MGQDVDAREFSREDRTRYRAKVRRCLDVFARMLGEHDFSVEHTQVGIEIEFNLIDASGDPSLKNAEALDAIADPDFQTELGLFNVEINVPPARIDGDGLDLVQASLRDGLNAAQAKAGGVDARLLMIGILPTLQHGHFDRSSISANPRYHLLSEQILAARGEDIEIVIDGVDRLDTTADTIIPEAACTSTQLHLQVEPDEFAPMWNAAQAIAAVQVAVGANSPFLLGQQLWHETRIALFEQATDTRSEELKSQGVRPRVFFGERWITSVFDLFEENVRFFPSLLPIVDEEDPLVELEAGRVPSLGELRLHNGTIYRWNRPIYDIADGRPHLRIENRLLPAGPTVVDTMANAALFYGLVKTLGASERPVWSQLSFRAAEENFHAAARAGIEAEIYWPGVGTVSVRELTVRQLLPLAHAGLETMGVDAQVRDRLLGVIEQRCITGRNGATWLIDEFAHHRRSTDDRTAAMRATTQEYERHMHAGDPVHLWPSRS; encoded by the coding sequence ATGGGACAGGACGTCGACGCACGGGAGTTCAGCCGTGAGGACCGGACACGCTATCGCGCCAAGGTCCGGCGCTGCCTGGACGTCTTCGCACGGATGCTCGGCGAGCACGACTTCAGCGTCGAGCACACCCAGGTCGGCATCGAGATCGAGTTCAACCTCATCGACGCGAGCGGCGACCCGTCACTGAAGAACGCCGAGGCGCTCGACGCGATCGCCGACCCGGACTTCCAGACCGAGCTGGGCCTGTTCAACGTCGAGATCAACGTCCCGCCGGCGCGCATCGACGGTGACGGGCTCGATCTCGTGCAGGCATCGTTGAGGGACGGTCTGAACGCCGCACAGGCGAAGGCGGGCGGGGTCGACGCCCGGTTGCTGATGATCGGCATCCTGCCGACGCTGCAGCACGGCCACTTCGACCGGAGCTCGATCTCGGCCAATCCGCGGTACCACCTGCTGTCGGAGCAGATCCTGGCCGCGCGCGGCGAGGACATCGAGATCGTCATCGACGGTGTCGACCGGCTCGACACCACCGCCGACACGATCATCCCCGAGGCGGCGTGCACCAGCACCCAGCTGCACCTGCAGGTCGAGCCCGACGAGTTCGCACCGATGTGGAACGCGGCGCAGGCGATCGCCGCGGTGCAGGTCGCCGTCGGCGCGAACTCGCCGTTCCTGCTCGGGCAACAGCTGTGGCACGAGACCCGCATCGCACTGTTCGAGCAGGCCACCGACACCCGCAGCGAGGAGCTCAAGTCCCAGGGCGTCCGCCCGCGCGTGTTCTTCGGCGAGCGCTGGATCACCTCGGTCTTCGACCTGTTCGAGGAGAACGTCCGGTTCTTCCCGTCGCTGCTGCCGATCGTCGACGAGGAGGACCCGCTGGTGGAGCTGGAGGCCGGCCGGGTGCCGAGCCTGGGCGAGCTGCGGCTGCACAACGGGACCATCTACCGCTGGAACCGGCCGATCTACGACATCGCCGACGGACGGCCGCACCTGCGCATCGAGAACCGGCTCCTGCCCGCCGGGCCCACCGTGGTCGACACGATGGCGAATGCGGCGCTGTTCTACGGCCTGGTCAAGACACTCGGGGCCAGCGAGCGACCCGTGTGGTCGCAGCTGTCGTTCCGGGCGGCCGAGGAGAACTTCCATGCCGCGGCGCGCGCCGGCATCGAGGCGGAGATCTACTGGCCCGGGGTCGGCACGGTCTCGGTGCGCGAGCTGACCGTTCGTCAGCTGCTCCCGCTCGCGCACGCCGGCCTGGAGACGATGGGCGTCGACGCGCAGGTCCGTGACCGTCTCCTGGGCGTCATCGAGCAACGCTGCATCACCGGGCGCAACGGCGCCACCTGGCTCATCGACGAGTTCGCCCACCATCGCCGCTCCACCGACGACCGCACGGCCGCGATGCGGGCCACCACGCAGGAGTACGAACGGCACATGCACGCTGGAGACCCCGTGCACCTGTGGCCGTCGCGCTCCTGA
- a CDS encoding SPFH domain-containing protein, with amino-acid sequence MPVSLSSAIFFLVVAAAITAGWIGRRRSTAPRNAAGALVTRWTGFGAAAAGLLGVILLATSCVTQVTTKNVGVVTSFGRPVGALGNGLHLKAPWHKVTEFDAAVQTDSHKGSGGDADSTCTDIRIGNQSVACVDNSVRWRIVQDSADDLYRDYREFDNVRDSLVTRELDAALNEVFADYDPLAGVDTNGASTAPSLDQLSEEVTTRLRDKVGDQVEVLSVIIPLVSFDKTTQDKINDYQAELANTRIARQKQQTADAQAEANRKLSGSVSKDPNVLVSRCFDILADMVNSKEPVPAGFTCWPGGGTGVVLPSAGAAASADTQ; translated from the coding sequence ATGCCCGTCAGTCTCTCCAGCGCCATCTTCTTCCTGGTCGTCGCCGCCGCGATCACCGCCGGGTGGATCGGGCGCCGCAGGTCGACGGCACCGCGCAACGCCGCCGGTGCGCTGGTCACCCGATGGACCGGCTTCGGAGCGGCTGCCGCCGGGCTCCTCGGCGTGATCCTGCTCGCGACGTCGTGCGTCACGCAGGTCACGACCAAGAACGTCGGGGTCGTGACGTCCTTCGGCCGGCCCGTCGGGGCGCTGGGCAACGGGCTGCACCTCAAGGCCCCCTGGCACAAGGTCACCGAGTTCGACGCCGCGGTACAGACCGACTCGCACAAGGGCAGCGGGGGAGACGCCGACTCGACCTGCACCGACATCCGCATCGGCAACCAGTCGGTCGCCTGTGTCGACAACTCGGTGCGTTGGCGCATCGTGCAGGACTCGGCGGACGACCTGTACCGCGACTACCGCGAGTTCGACAACGTCCGGGACAGCCTCGTGACCCGGGAGCTGGACGCGGCCCTCAACGAGGTGTTCGCCGACTACGACCCGCTCGCGGGGGTCGACACCAACGGCGCGTCCACGGCACCCAGCCTGGACCAGCTGTCCGAGGAGGTGACGACCCGGTTGCGCGACAAGGTCGGTGACCAGGTCGAGGTCCTGAGCGTCATCATCCCGCTGGTGTCGTTCGACAAGACGACCCAGGACAAGATCAACGACTACCAGGCCGAGCTGGCCAACACCCGCATCGCACGGCAGAAGCAGCAGACGGCGGATGCGCAGGCCGAGGCCAACCGGAAGCTGTCGGGCTCGGTGTCGAAGGACCCGAACGTCCTGGTGTCGCGGTGCTTCGACATCCTCGCCGACATGGTGAACTCCAAGGAGCCCGTCCCGGCCGGCTTCACGTGCTGGCCCGGCGGCGGCACCGGCGTCGTCCTGCCGTCCGCCGGCGCCGCGGCATCGGCGGACACCCAGTAG